One stretch of Asterias rubens chromosome 8, eAstRub1.3, whole genome shotgun sequence DNA includes these proteins:
- the LOC117293824 gene encoding cytoplasmic FMR1-interacting protein 2-like isoform X1 encodes MSNQIADAREGDMLMREKLCCGLTMFEIILHRIKGFLSDTILQGPEPANVVMVIDECSEVHRLWSAFQFVYCLPLKEHNFTSEESYGEGLNWAGCALITLLGQQKRFEALDFCYHILRVQKVDGVDADINGIPIGRLVDCICKYQILNNQILSVLNKYLKANESDTSSEEKIRCYQPPIHQSVIDAGV; translated from the exons ATGTCAAAT CAAATTGCTGATGCCAGAGAGGGTGACATGCTGATGAGGGAGAAACTGTGTTGCGGACTGACCATGTTTGAGATCATCCTACACCGTATCAAGGGATTCTTATCTGACACCATTCTACAGGGTCCCGAACCAGCGAATGTTGTCATGGTCATCGATGAGTGCTCTGAAGTCCACAGATTGTGGAGTGCCTTCCAGTTTGTCTACTGCCTACCACTCAAGGAGCATAACTTTACATCTGA GGAGAGCTATGGTGAAGGGCTGAACTGGGCCGGCTGTGCCTTGATCACTCTGCTTGGACAACAGAAACGCTTTGAAGCACTGGATTTCTGCTACCACATCCTACGAGTGCAGAAAGTGGATGGTGTAGATGCAGACATCAATGGCATT CCCATCGGTCGTCTCGTAGACTGCATCTGCAAGTACCAGATTCTCAACAACCAAATCCTCTCTGTCCTGAACAAGTACCTAAAGGCAAATGAGAGTGACACCTCGTCTGAAGAGAAAATACGTTGCTATCAGCCACCAATTCATCAGTCCGTCATTGATGCAGGAGTGTAA
- the LOC117293685 gene encoding uncharacterized protein LOC117293685: MSDDMNRIFLWCVPRTVSTALVKCLSFVEGLQVVNEPYECAFHSGPERKNPNPDLNNPVEKRLMGLLDITGCDEDVGGYEASVCTYRYVRDELLKASYGDSKLLFCKDMAFYLDAKYYMLPNGFKYSFLIRHPAKVFLSWKNSLKQTFGESCAKQMDDLTTIPATVFPVGFGFKELYELLMYVEVDLHQEAVILDIDDLLADPPGLLSAYCLKMGIPYQPGLLTWDAGGEGSENWVVSKSLKVANKRAGFYGKALQSSGFQSPKPPPALDSLPADVQTCVGASMGYYDKLRAKRIRPLSAKML; the protein is encoded by the coding sequence ATGTCTGATGATATGAACCGAATCTTTCTGTGGTGCGTGCCCCGAACAGTGTCAACCGCATTGGTCAAATGTCTCAGTTTTGTCGAAGGCCTCCAGGTGGTCAACGAGCCTTACGAGTGTGCCTTCCATTCAGGACCAGAGAGAAAGAATCCAAATCCAGATCTAAACAACCCGGTAGAGAAGCGGTTGATGGGGTTACTTGATATTACAGGCTGTGACGAAGACGTCGGCGGTTATGAAGCGTCAGTCTGCACTTACAGATATGTTAGAGATGAGCTCTTAAAAGCATCATATGGAGATTCCAAGCTCCTGTTTTGTAAGGATATGGCTTTCTACCTCGATGCTAAGTATTACATGCTTCCAAATGGCTTCAAATACAGCTTCCTGATTCGTCATCCTGCCAAGGTTTTTTTATCATGGAAAAATTCACTCAAACAAACATTCGGTGAATCATGTGCCAAACAGATGGATGATTTAACCACAATACCAGCCACGGTGTTTCCTGTGGGATTTGGTTTTAAAGAGCTGTACGAGTTGCTTATGTACGTGGAGGTGGACCTCCATCAAGAGGCTGTCATCCTTGACATCGATGACCTCTTGGCCGACCCACCAGGCCTATTGTCTGCCTACTGTCTCAAGATGGGCATTCCGTACCAGCCAGGGCTTCTAACTTGGGATGCAGGAGGCGAAGGCAGCGAAAATTGGGTGGTGTCAAAGTCACTGAAAGTTGCCAACAAGAGAGCTGGATTTTATGGGAAGGCACTTCAGAGTAGCGGGTTCCAAAGTCCCAAACCTCCCCCTGCCCTGGACAGCCTTCCTGCCGATGTTCAGACCTGTGTGGGAGCGTCAATGGGATACTACGACAAACTCCGCGCAAAACGAATCAGACCTCTCTCTGCCAAAATGTTATAG
- the LOC117293824 gene encoding cytoplasmic FMR1-interacting protein-like isoform X2 has protein sequence MLMREKLCCGLTMFEIILHRIKGFLSDTILQGPEPANVVMVIDECSEVHRLWSAFQFVYCLPLKEHNFTSEESYGEGLNWAGCALITLLGQQKRFEALDFCYHILRVQKVDGVDADINGIPIGRLVDCICKYQILNNQILSVLNKYLKANESDTSSEEKIRCYQPPIHQSVIDAGV, from the exons ATGCTGATGAGGGAGAAACTGTGTTGCGGACTGACCATGTTTGAGATCATCCTACACCGTATCAAGGGATTCTTATCTGACACCATTCTACAGGGTCCCGAACCAGCGAATGTTGTCATGGTCATCGATGAGTGCTCTGAAGTCCACAGATTGTGGAGTGCCTTCCAGTTTGTCTACTGCCTACCACTCAAGGAGCATAACTTTACATCTGA GGAGAGCTATGGTGAAGGGCTGAACTGGGCCGGCTGTGCCTTGATCACTCTGCTTGGACAACAGAAACGCTTTGAAGCACTGGATTTCTGCTACCACATCCTACGAGTGCAGAAAGTGGATGGTGTAGATGCAGACATCAATGGCATT CCCATCGGTCGTCTCGTAGACTGCATCTGCAAGTACCAGATTCTCAACAACCAAATCCTCTCTGTCCTGAACAAGTACCTAAAGGCAAATGAGAGTGACACCTCGTCTGAAGAGAAAATACGTTGCTATCAGCCACCAATTCATCAGTCCGTCATTGATGCAGGAGTGTAA